The genomic segment CCTCTGCTAATTTTTCCTGAAGCGCCACATCCTTGGCCATCACCAACTCAGCACTCTGACGACGCTCCTCAGCGACCCGGGCACGAAGCTCAGGATCAGCGATCGACAGCATCTGTGCTGCTAAATAACCTGCATTCTTAGCACCCGCGCTACCGATGGCAACGGTTGCTACCGGAACGCCACCAGGCATCTGTACGGTAGACAAGAGTGCATCCATTCCCTTGAGTGGGCCACCATCGATCGGCACGCCGATCACCGGACGAGTGGTGATCCCAGCAACAGCACCCGCTAGGTGTGCGGCCAGACCCGCGGCACAGATAAACAGCTGGCAGCCACGCTCTTCGGCGGTGCGCACATATTCGTGAGTCGCTGCCGGGGTACGGTGTGCAGAAGTTACCTTAACCTCATAGGAGATGGAGAAATTCTTGAGAATTTCGACCGTTGACTGCATGACGGGGAAATCAGAGTCAGAGCCCATTAAAATTGCAACAAAAGGAGTATTCATATTGGGGGGTATCCTTGTCAATCAACATGGAGCGCCGATTATACAAAGAGTCGCCGATGAAATGTAGTCGTTAATTGTAGGGTTTTTTAAAACCGCAGCCTTTTTGTGGGCAGATCAGGCGGATACCGTCCGCATATTTTTTTTCAACCAGGATAGACCAGCCGCATTTGGGACAGTTCTCGGCGACCGGGGATTGGCAACGGAATACTTACAGGCGGGATATCGGCTACAGGCATAAAACAGCTTGCCATGACGACTATGGCGCTTTAACAGGTGCCCTTCGCCACAAACAGGGCAATCGACCTCTGAGTCATCGAGCTCCTCGTGGGGCTCTGTATGGTGACATTGGGGATAGTTGCTACAACCAATGAATATTCCATAGCGCCCCTTCTTGAGGGCCAGGGCGTGACCACACTCCGGGCATTGGGTCCCTTCGAGGACACGCTCTATTGAATCATTGGAGCCCGCCACCGGTCTTGAATAATCACACTCAGGGTAAGCGCTACAGCCAAGAAACAGGCCTTTTTGCCCCTGGCGCAGCTTGAGAGGTGCGCCACAGTCGGGACAGTGCTCTGCATCATCCAGAGCATGCTGGCTGGCTGAAAATAGTTTGTCATCGATCTTGGCCATTCCCTCATCCCGAAACTCTAACTCATAGGGTTAGTGTATCTGGATCTGTGCCGGATCAAAAATGATCTGCTCCATCTGCTGATAGGCGGACTCGCTTCCTGGCACATTGAACAAGACCATAAGTATGACCCATTTGAGATCTTCCAGATCGATCGCTGCTGAGTCGAGCTCCATCACCCGCTCAATGACAATTTCGCGAGTCTGTGCTGTCAGGATCTGGATCTGCTCCAGGAACAGGATAAACCCACGGCACTCCTCGTTGAGCTTTTGCTGCTCACTGCGTAGATAGATGCGAAATGAACCGGGAGTCGAGCTTGCAAGATAAGGGTGGTTCTTCTCATCCTGCAGTACCGACAAGCGCTCAATCCAGTTCAGGGCCTTTTGGATCGCATCACGCTGGAACCCTGCCCGGGATAGCTCCTCGGTGAGTTCTTTCTGGTCCACCATGGTTTCTACATCATTGTGGACATATGTCTCAAACAGATACATTAAAATATCAAACACGGTCAGCGTCTCCTGATCCTAACGTAGCCACCAGCCACAGCTTCTACCCATCCCTCCAGTTCCAACTCTGTCAGCCGGGCGATAATCTCACCCACTGATTGCAGGCTTCGTTCTGCAATCTCATCAAGACTGGTGACTTCATAATCGACCAGCTCAAGGAGAGAGTCAGTTGGCAGCGAGTCCTGTTTGCCACTGCTCGTCTGCTCAAAGGAGCGGTAATGTAACACAGCAAAGGCTTCTAATGCTCCGATTTCTTCCACAATATCGGCCACATTGCGAACTAACTTAGCGTTATTTTGGATCAGTTGATTACTACCGTCTGCCTGAGGGTTGAGCAGGGAGCCGGGAATCGCGAACAGTTCACGCCCCTGCTCCAGGGTATAACGGGCCGTGATGAGGGATCCACTTTTCAAAGACGCCTCCACTACCAGGGTCCCCAGGCTCAGTCCGCTGATGATGCGGTTGCGCCTCGGAAAATGCTCCGGTCGAACCCCAACCGAGGGCCAGTGCTCACTCACCAGTGCGCCTCCCCGTTCACCTATTTCCCGGGCCAGCATCCGGTTGCGCTTAGGGTAGAGCTGATTCAGTCCACTCCCTAACACCGCGATACCAGGATATCCAGCCCCCACCACAGCCCGATGGGCGCAGCTATCGATTCCCAGAGCCAGACCACTGGTCACCAGGTAACCCAGCTCGCTGAGCCCCAGGGCAAAATGCCCGGCCATTTTTTCCCCATAGGGGGTAGGCCGGCGGGTGCCGACGATAGCCAGCTGTGGCTGCTGAAGAATTTTGGGGTCTCCTCTGACAAACAGCACAGGTGGTGCGCCGTGGGACTCTCTGAGTAGCTCGGGGTAACCTGGAGTGTCCGGTGTCAATATACTGTGTGCATCGCTTGCATCTAACCAGCGCCTGGCCTCATCGAGCATGCCTTGCATCCCGGGGGATTGCATCCAGCGCCGCTGCTCCGAATTCAGACCCAGCTTATCCCAAAGATGGGAGTCAAGAGAGGTTATCTCTGATGAGTTAAGACTGTTCCTCAGGGCACAAGCCCGAACAGGACCAACCCCGGGTGCAGTGGCCAGCATCAGCCAGAACTGCACCCGGGGCTCGAATAGCGCAGGTTTCATTGCACCTCAATCGAGTGGACCAGGTACTCCTTGCGGATAGGATCAATACTATCGAGAACCAGAGCAATACTCATCTTGTCGTAGACGCGAAACACCATCACCCGTCCAACCTGCTCCGAGGGAAGGGTTTCGGTATCGGTCGCAAACAGGTTACTAAAGCTTCCGGCCAGCGAGCTGTAATTGGCTTCAGGCTTACTTCTTCCGGTGACCGCGACCTCGATTCCGGGGCGCTCAATCATATACACATCGCCGGGCTTGAGCTTGTCTCTCATCCCCTTGTTGAGCACCAGCACTCCAAGCTTACCAACCTGGGTTTGCTGGTTGGCAATGTCCACCACATAGGCCCCCTTGACAGGATCTCCGGCCATCGGGGTAAAGTAAGCGCTCTGAGAATCCTGCTCCGGAAGCAACATCAACTTATCACCCTGCATCACAGCCCTGTGCTGCTTACGGATGATCCCTGAGGTCAGCTGATTATCATGGACCTTACCAGCCTGATAAATACCGACAAATATCGCCTGCTGCCCCAGAGACTCTCCGGTCTCGACATCCTCGTAGACCTTACCTGGCCGATAGATACCATACAGAGCGTCTTCCTGGAGGACACCTCGAACAAACACCTCCTCACCGGTCTGCATCCCCAGGTGGGTTTCATTGTTGCCCAGAACAAAAGGCAAGCTGTTGATATCATCACCATTAAAGATATGATCCAACCGCAGGAAGGGACCTATCTCCGACAGAGGCAGGGTTGGAATCGGCTGCACCTTCTCCTCTACCCGGACCTTTGGAGAGAGTCGAACCACCCGCTTTTTGACCAGCCGAGGTTCACCATTAATCCAGATGAGACTCAAAACATCCCCTGGATAGATCAAATGAGGATTACTCACCTGACGGTTAACCTGCCATAGCCTGGGCCATAGCCAGGGTGTTTTGAGAAACTTTTTAGAGATATCCCACAGGGTATCACCCTTCTTTACTGTATAGGTTTTCGGGTGATCCTGCTTGAGCTGCATCGCCTCTTTGGCGAACACCCCACCACAGGCCAGGGCAAGAGCCAAAGTTAACACTATCCAGAGTCGTCCCACCATAACCATCCCTGTCCTGAGAGCATCTGCTCTCTGTTGCTGTTTTTTAGCGTCACAAATGTCTAGAATACTGCCAGACTAATAACCAACTTTGTGCCAATCTGAGGGTTTTCGTATGGCCAAACTAGACGTACTTCGATTTCCGGATGAGCGACTAAGACTCATCCCTAAACCAGTCGAGGACTTTTCTCCCCAACTACAAAAAATTGTAGATGATATGTTCGAAACTATGTATGCCGAGGAGGGAATCGGTCTGGCGTCTACTCAGGTCAACATCGACCAGCGCATCGTCGTCATCGATCTTTCCGGCGATCACAGTGAGCCTCTGGTCCTTATCAACCCTGAGATCACGGTCAGCTCCGGCAGTACCGGAATTGAGGAGGGCTGCCTTTCTGTACCCTCAATTCAGGCACTGGTACCCCGTGCAGAAAAAATCACGGTCAAGGCCTTTGATACCAAGGGCGAGGCGTTTGAACTGGAAGCGGATGAGCTGCTGGCGATCTGTATTCAGCATGAGCTGGATCATCTGAACGGTAAACTATTTATCGATTACCTGTCGCCTCTCAAGCGCCAGCGAATTCGTAAGAAGCTTGAGAAACTCCAGAAGCAAGACCAGTAATTACCACCCAGAGGTTGTTTTGAGTCAGTCATTAAAAATTATTTTTGCCGGAACGCCGGATTTTGCAGCGCGCCATCTTGAGAAGCTGCTGGACAGTGAACATCAGGTTATCGCCGTCTACACCCAACCGGATCGCCCTGCGGGGCGGGGTAAAAAATTGCAAGCTAGCCCGGTCAAGCAGCTTGCCGAGCAGCATCAGCTGCCGGTCTACCAGCCCAGAACCCTTCGCGATAGCGAGGCGCAGCAGGAGTTGGCCGCTCTGGATGCCGATCTCATGGTGGTGGTCGCCTATGGCCTGATCTTGCCGCAACTGGTGCTGGATACCCCACGCCTGGGCTGCATCAATGTGCATGGCTCTTTGCTTCCTAAGTGGCGGGGGGCTGCGCCGATTCAGCGCTCGGTGTGGGCCGGCGATAAGGAGACCGGCGTAACCATAATGCAGATGGATGCCGGCCTGGATACCGGGGCCATGCTGCTGAAAAAGAGCTGCCCGATTGACTCTGATGAAACCTCCGAGTCCCTCTATCTTAAGCTAATGGACATTGGTCCGGATGCCCTGCTGGAATCCCTTGAGGGGATCGCGGCCGGCACCCTCGCAGCCGAGGCTCAAGATGACTCCCTTGCAACCTACGCAGAAAAACTAACCAAGGCCGAGGCACAGCTCGACTGGACCCAGGGTGCAGCAGCCCTGGAGCGCCAGGTGCGCGCCTTTAACCCCTGGCCGGTCAGTTATTTTACGATCCAGGATAAAAACATCCGGGTCTGGGAGAGTGAGGTGATCGGTGATCCCAACACCCTTGAGCCGGGAGTAGTGCTGAGTGCGAGCGCCGAGGGTATTGATATCGCCACCTCCGAGGGAGCAATTCGACTCCTCAAGCTACAGATCCCCGGAAAAAAAGCGATGTCCGCCCGGGATATTCTAAACTCGCGGCGCGACTGGTTTACCCCGGGCAAGCCTGTCGGCGTTGCCGATGAGGAGCAAGCATGAAAACCCGCGCCGAAGCTGCCCGAGTGATCCATAGCGTGATCCATCAGGGCCAGTCCCTGTCAAACGCGCTTCCCAGGGCTCAGGCCAAGGTCGGTGCCCGCAATCGCGCCCTGCTGCAGGAGCTGTGCTTCGGCACCCTGCGCTGGTATGGCCGTCTGGATGCGATCGCTGCACAACTTCTGAAAAAG from the Dongshaea marina genome contains:
- the purE gene encoding 5-(carboxyamino)imidazole ribonucleotide mutase, coding for MNTPFVAILMGSDSDFPVMQSTVEILKNFSISYEVKVTSAHRTPAATHEYVRTAEERGCQLFICAAGLAAHLAGAVAGITTRPVIGVPIDGGPLKGMDALLSTVQMPGGVPVATVAIGSAGAKNAGYLAAQMLSIADPELRARVAEERRQSAELVMAKDVALQEKLAEA
- a CDS encoding DUF494 family protein; this encodes MFDILMYLFETYVHNDVETMVDQKELTEELSRAGFQRDAIQKALNWIERLSVLQDEKNHPYLASSTPGSFRIYLRSEQQKLNEECRGFILFLEQIQILTAQTREIVIERVMELDSAAIDLEDLKWVILMVLFNVPGSESAYQQMEQIIFDPAQIQIH
- the dprA gene encoding DNA-processing protein DprA, with the protein product MKPALFEPRVQFWLMLATAPGVGPVRACALRNSLNSSEITSLDSHLWDKLGLNSEQRRWMQSPGMQGMLDEARRWLDASDAHSILTPDTPGYPELLRESHGAPPVLFVRGDPKILQQPQLAIVGTRRPTPYGEKMAGHFALGLSELGYLVTSGLALGIDSCAHRAVVGAGYPGIAVLGSGLNQLYPKRNRMLAREIGERGGALVSEHWPSVGVRPEHFPRRNRIISGLSLGTLVVEASLKSGSLITARYTLEQGRELFAIPGSLLNPQADGSNQLIQNNAKLVRNVADIVEEIGALEAFAVLHYRSFEQTSSGKQDSLPTDSLLELVDYEVTSLDEIAERSLQSVGEIIARLTELELEGWVEAVAGGYVRIRRR
- a CDS encoding LysM peptidoglycan-binding domain-containing protein, with translation MGRLWIVLTLALALACGGVFAKEAMQLKQDHPKTYTVKKGDTLWDISKKFLKTPWLWPRLWQVNRQVSNPHLIYPGDVLSLIWINGEPRLVKKRVVRLSPKVRVEEKVQPIPTLPLSEIGPFLRLDHIFNGDDINSLPFVLGNNETHLGMQTGEEVFVRGVLQEDALYGIYRPGKVYEDVETGESLGQQAIFVGIYQAGKVHDNQLTSGIIRKQHRAVMQGDKLMLLPEQDSQSAYFTPMAGDPVKGAYVVDIANQQTQVGKLGVLVLNKGMRDKLKPGDVYMIERPGIEVAVTGRSKPEANYSSLAGSFSNLFATDTETLPSEQVGRVMVFRVYDKMSIALVLDSIDPIRKEYLVHSIEVQ
- the def gene encoding peptide deformylase; the protein is MAKLDVLRFPDERLRLIPKPVEDFSPQLQKIVDDMFETMYAEEGIGLASTQVNIDQRIVVIDLSGDHSEPLVLINPEITVSSGSTGIEEGCLSVPSIQALVPRAEKITVKAFDTKGEAFELEADELLAICIQHELDHLNGKLFIDYLSPLKRQRIRKKLEKLQKQDQ
- the fmt gene encoding methionyl-tRNA formyltransferase, which translates into the protein MSQSLKIIFAGTPDFAARHLEKLLDSEHQVIAVYTQPDRPAGRGKKLQASPVKQLAEQHQLPVYQPRTLRDSEAQQELAALDADLMVVVAYGLILPQLVLDTPRLGCINVHGSLLPKWRGAAPIQRSVWAGDKETGVTIMQMDAGLDTGAMLLKKSCPIDSDETSESLYLKLMDIGPDALLESLEGIAAGTLAAEAQDDSLATYAEKLTKAEAQLDWTQGAAALERQVRAFNPWPVSYFTIQDKNIRVWESEVIGDPNTLEPGVVLSASAEGIDIATSEGAIRLLKLQIPGKKAMSARDILNSRRDWFTPGKPVGVADEEQA